The nucleotide sequence GCTTCTCTTTGCACCTGAAACCATCAAAATCATCGCCCATCGGTACATCAGCAGCTACTTAGAGATCTATTCATCTACAAagcttaaaatatatatacaaaagaactAACAGCATATGGCCTAGTGGGTTGAGGACTCACCCTATAAATCAAGATCGTTATGGTTTCCTCTTGGCCACTGTAGACGCCTTAAGGATTAGTCCTACTGTCAAACTAGTAATGAATACatatacaaaaacaatattCAAACCTTGTTCATCTCGGTTCATCCCTTAGGTTTAACCTAGACTCTTTCTTTCTCCCTCTCCGTCAATTTTATCGAACCCagactctctctatctctctctggCTTCATAATCGCTAAATCGTgggagaatatatatacatcagatctgaagatagaaaaaaaaacacgtcTTCTATTACTTTGCAATTGAAATCGattcctaaatttaaaattgcaGAAAAGTAACATGAGTCCTCTGAGTTGTTACTTTGCCATAGCTCAAACTGCAAGGAAACTTATAATCAATTCAGGATGAAGGAGATTTGAGCTCAAATTGGAGAAATCTAGGGTTTAATGGTGATGCCGTTGAAAGGTTAATTTACTTGAGACGATAATAAGACATATGAGCCAAGAAGAGAAATCGAAGATGAGAGGAATACCAGTATCTTTAATGGCGAAAGACgcagaagaaagagaagacgaTGAGAAAAAGTGGAGCTTCAAAATCTGGGCTGGTCATCGACGAAGACAAAGATCTGGGGTTTGATTCTTTGGAGATGGAGAAAGGGGATCATGGTTAAAGGAAAGAGCAAGAGATTCAGTGTCACGGCTACCTTTAACGATGGCGGCCGGCGAGTTTAATTAGTGACTGGGAGAATCGATTTGTGGGTTTCAGAGAGTTATGTCTCAGGATGGTTTTGTCTTAGGTTTTTTCGAGTCTTAGGTTTTTTGGAAGGAAAGAGGGGAAATTGAGTGTGAAGGTGAAATGTCTAATTTTTTGGCTAAGTGTTGGGCGAAATAATCGATTTTAGTTTCCCGCTtagtaaaattttgtgttaGCCTTAATAAAATGCTATCATATGGTAACCGAAATTATGATTCATCTTCAATAGCAGTTCAACAAATCGTGCTATTACCTTATGCTATCAATGAGgactttttttgtagtgaagCCTTCGTCGAAAACCGCTTCAACACCAAAATTGGTATGCTCTACTCtgacaatggtggtgagttTATTTCCCTCCGTCATTTTCTTATGTCTGCTAGCATCTCTCACTTCACCTCTCCACCTCATACCCCTGAACACAATGGCATCTCCGAACGGAAGCACATACATATTGTAGAAACTGGCTTGACACTATTTTCTCACGCTGGTATCCGAAGACGTATTGGCCGTTCGCATTCGCTGCCGCCGTCTATCTCATCACCCGCATGCCAACTCTGGTCCTTGCTATGATATCGTCGTTTCAGAAGCTCTTCAACACTACTCCCAACTACACCAAGCTCCGTGCGTTTGGCCGCTTATGCTTTCCACTGCTTTgcccatacaacaacaacaagctcgAAGCTAGTTCCACCCCGTGTGTCTTCATTGGATACTCCCCGACTCAGTGTGCTTATTTTTGCCTCCAGCCCAGTTCCGGTCGCATATACTTGTCTCGACATGTCAAATTTGATGATCAAATCTACCCATTTAAAACACTTCATCCTTCATCACTAGTTGTCTCAACTTCGTCCTCTATTACCACCATTGCCGTCACCAAAATTCCAGTCCTCCGGCCGTTCGTACAGCTCCCACCGACACCCATGAACACGATCCCTCACCGTCAAGAGCCACCGGCTGCTCTTTGTTCCATAGACACCGTTGTAGCATCACCACAGGTATGCACCTTTGTTTCACCTTTTTATCTGTTTCACCTTTTTATCCTTACTGGATTCACGAAGCCCACCTGAAACAAACCCACAAATAAATCCACCATCTCAAAGCCCATCTACCTCTCCAAGCCCATCGAATCAGACCCAAACCGAAACATCTCCTCCCCTACCCCTTCCTCGTCTGCTGCATCTTCCTTCGACTCCCCTGAAACTCAGACATCATCGTCCTCCACCACCTCTCACCATACCTCAATACAACCCATTCCAGTCccctcgtcgtcttcttcttccgacGGCACACCACCTCCACAAAATAACCACCATATGTGAACCCGCCGGAAAAACAACATTGTCAAATCCAACCCAAATATAACTTCTCCATGCGAATTTCTCCTCACATTCCCCTTGAACCCCATACCGTGAACCAGGCGTTAAAGGATAAACGATAGCGAGGAGCAATGTCAGATGAAATTGATGCGTTTGCTCGGAATGACACAATAAACTTGgtttctcaaaatatatatatatatatatatggtttaatattattaaaattagatatatttattttattaaattgcaCTAAACTATTACTGATAAGAGATTtagtgtttttactttttaaattttaaaaagtaaaaattcttaatactaaaatatatttaaaataataatattatattaataagagattcatagtttttttccttctctaaaTGAACTTATATTGCTTTAAATATTGTCATTAAATATTGTCTACATATGGcaatcattcagatgttgatggaaatgatttattttatgaactGAAAGTTCTAAAAGAGGTTTTACCAAGAAACTACAAGAGATCTATAGAAGTGTTAGACTTTCTGAAAACAATGGAAAGTTGTTATTCTAATTCTTGGATTGTTTATCGGATATTGTTAACGGTTCTAGTTTCTGTTACCTCTGCAGAaagaaatttttcaaaattgaagtTGATAAAATCTTACCTTCGATCAACTATATTAAAAGAAAGGTTAATTTTTTTGGCTatcatatctataaatagagaattGGTTTGAGAGCTTGATTATGTGAGCATGGTGAatgattttttaggaaaaaaagaatagaaaaattgtggcttagaattttttttttccttcaccgTTGTTAtcttttaaacaatatttttttattttgatatttttaataataaaaaccacATTTTCTTACCCGCCCTAAGCCACAATTCGCCTTAGCACGGCACTGTTTAATCATAGGAAAAGATGGAGCAACCCAGGTAGAAGTCGTTTGAGTATGTTTGTTGTCATGAGGTCTTTGATTCCTCAAAGTATTTACCCActcctttgtttcttttttcagttgttttttttttctttttttcatggtGCTTTACTCCCAATTTTTGTGTGGCCTGGATTTTCTAGCGATTGATTAAGGTTAATATTTATGTCATTATGTGGATGGATTGGATCGTaacctgcaaaaaaaacaaggaCGACGATGGGCcaatctaatatttaattatttccaTTACAACCACACATATTACCTAACAATCAAATAAATGAATAACCCTTACGTTGCCCAAGTTTAAGGGTAGGTAAAATGTGTGGCCAAAGAAGGCTAACCCTTACTAAGAGACAACATTTCTTTACCTCTTTCCCTTGCTCCATCTCCATTATTTTCCTTTCCTCTAAGCTGCTGGAGTAAGAAGCActataactttcttttttttcatgctTGAACGTTTGGTTGAGACTTGGTACTTGAATGGTTAGATAAATGAGTGTTGTTTTCAGACTTGTACTTGAATCTTATGTATGGTATTTTTAGTCTACAATAAAGTTcttctaaatttaatttcttgcaaagctatataatatgtatatatatatataatataaatagcggatatatatataaatatcgattATAGAGCATAGCAAAAAATCACAGCtacataaaactaaattatagtgttaattttttgcaatgagaaaataaattatagcaAATATACATAACTACACTAGATAAAAACATAGTACAAATATTCTGCTACTATTAACTCCATTATAGGAACTAAAAGACGCTACTAATAATATTACTATAGCCATATTATGACGCTATTATATATTGACAATTAATAGCATAGGTAAAAAGCGCTATTATATGTGCCTCCACTAAGATAGCACCAGCAAAGACAGCGTTTACGAAATCGCTATCAAAACGATATAATGGCGTTTTTTGTGTGCTAACAATGggcatatttcttgtagtgaaccCAACCCAAATACAACCTCTCCATGCGAATTTCTCCTCACATTCCCCTTGAACCCCATACCGTGAACCAAGCGTTAAAGGAAAAACGATAGCGAGGAGCAATGTCAGATGAAATTGATGCATTTGCTTGGAATGGCACAATAAACTTGGTtcctcaatatatatatataaatatatggtttaatattattaaaattatatatatttattttagtttattgcACTAAACTATTAATACTGATAAGAGATTTAgtgtttttactatttaaattttaaaaagtaaaaattcctaatactaaaatatatttaaaataataatataatattaataaaagattcatagttttttttttctctaaatgaacttatattaattaaaatattgtcATTACAAAGAGGAACATATAACAATCATTGTACAAATACAGACTCGATATAGGACTCTTGTGATAAACATCCAAACTTTGCTAAATTATAAGCTACTTGATTACAATGTCGTcttgtaaaattaaaagaaacaatgtTGAACTTTGAAACCCAGTAGCTGATATCATGTAACAAATTGGATAAAGATGCATGCATTCTGTAAAGTTGCAAATTAGTTCACTATCTCCCTCAAAGATGACTGAATCATAACCTTGGATCCATGTTTGTTCAAGCGCCAATAATAAAGCCTTAGTCTCTGCTTCCAATGGATTTTCTAGGTGATTTAATTTCTTTGCTCCCCATATGATAAGATTTCCCGGGTGATCTCTTATAATCCAGCCTCCTATTACTTTTTTGGTTGATACTATCAAAAACCGGatcaattttacatttcatcataggaaaAGATGGAGCAACCCAGGTAGAAGAGGTCGTTTGAGTATGTTTGTTGTCATGAGGTCTTTGATTCCTCAAAGTATTTACCCActcctttgtttcttttttcagttgttgttgtttttttttttttatggtgcTTTACTCCCAATTTTTGTATGGCCTGGATTTTCTAGCGATTGATTGAGTAGGTTAATATTTATGTGGATGGATTGGATCGTAACCTGCAAAAAAGAACAAGGACGACGATGGgtcaatctaatatttaattatttccaTTACAACCACACATATTACCTAACAATCAAATAAATGAATAACCCTTACGTTGCCCAAGTTTAAGGGTAGGTAAAATGTGTGGCCAAAGAAGGCTAACCCTTACTAAGAGACAACATGTCTTTACCTCTTTCCCTTGCTCCATCTCCATTATTTTCCTTTCCTCTATAAAAGAACAATAGAATTGATCATCTATAGATTATATAGTACATTCTAAATAATAACAatggaaaatattaaagaaacgAAGGGAGATGGAACCAAGCTCCACGTAGCAATGTTTCCATGGTTAGCCTTTGGCCATCTGGTTCCACAGTTGGAGCTCTCTATGCTCATGGTTCAAAAAGGTCACACCGTATCTTTCATTTCCACTCCTCGTAACATCGACCGCCTCCTCCCACGGTTGCCGGAGAATCTCTCCTCGGCCATTAATTTCGTCAAGCTCCCATTTGCCGGCCACAAAAAACTCCCAGTGGACGCCGAAGCCACTACAGACGTACCTTTCGATCTCGTTCCTTATTTGAAAATTGCTTTCGACGGGTTACGAGTTCCGTTGACGGAGTTTCTTGAATCTTCAAAACCTGACTGGCTTCTCCAAGATTTTGCATCTTATTGGCTTCCTCCAATAGCTAGCCGCCTTGGAATTAAGAACGCATATTTCGGCCCTTTTAACAGCGCATGTCTCGGTATTCATAAACCGCCGGGCTACGAGGAGTACCGTACATCGCCGGAAGATTTTCTGACAAATCCTAAATGGGTTCCATTCAAAACTCCGGCACCTTTCCAGTTATACGAAATCCAGAACATGTTCGAAGGAATGATGTCGGAATCTACGGAAGAGAATATTCCCGACATGGAACGTGTCGCCGGCGTAATGAGCGGTTGTGAGATCATAGTCGTACGGAGCTGTAACGAGTACGAAGCAGAATGGTTGGGACTTGCACAAGATCTTCATCGTAAACCGGTTATACCTGTTGGAGTTTTACCTCCAAAACTGGATCGAAATTTTAAAGACACCGACGCATGGTTGTCTGCTAAAAAGTTGTTAGACTCACGGAAATCCAAGTCCGNGTTGCCCAAGTTTAAGGGTAGGTAAAATGTGTGGCCAAAGAAGGCTAACCCTTACTAAGAGACAACATGTCTTTACCTCTTTCCCTTGCTCCATCTCCATTATTTTCCTTTCCTCTATAAAAGAACAATAGAATTGATCATCTATAGATTATATAGTACATTCTAAATAATAACAatggaaaatattaaagaaacgAAGGGAGATGGAACCAAGCTCCACGTAGCAATGTTTCCATGGTTAGCCTTTGGCCATCTGGTTCCACAGTTGGAGCTCTCTATGCTCATGGTTCAAAAAGGTCACACCGTATCTTTCATTTCCACTCCTCGTAACATCGACCGCCTCCTCCCACGGTTGCCGGAGAATCTCTCCTCGGCCATTAATTTCGTCAAGCTCCCATTTGCCGGCCACAAAAAACTCCCAGTGGACGCCGAAGCCACTACAGACGTACCTTTCGATCTCGTTCCTTATTTGAAAATTGCTTTCGACGGGTTACGAGTTCCGTTGACGGAGTTTCTTGAATCTTCAAAACCTGACTGGCTTCTCCAAGATTTTGCATCTTATTGGCTTCCTCCAATAGCTAGCCGCCTTGGAATTAAGAACGCATATTTCGGCCCTTTTAACAGCGCATGTCTCGGTATTCATAAACCGCCGGGCTACGAGGAGTACCGTACATCGCCGGAAGATTTTCTGACAAATCCTAAATGGGTTCCATTCAAAACTCCGGCACCTTTCCAGTTATACGAAATCCAGAACATGTTCGAAGGAATGATGTCGGAATCTACGGAAGAGAATATTCCCGACATGGAACGTGTCGCCGGCGTAATGAGCGGTTGTGAGATCATAGTCGTACGGAGCTGTAACGAGTACGAAGCAGAATGGTTGGGACTTGCACAAGATCTTCATCGTAAACCGGTTATACCTGTTGGAGTTTTACCTCCAAAACTGGATCGAAATTTTAAAGACACCGACGCATGGTTGTCTGCTAAAAAGTTGTTAGACTCACGGAAATCCAAGTCCGTAGTTTATGTAACTTTCGGTACAGAAGCTAAACCGAGTCAATCCGAGTTTAATACGATCGCTCTCGGTTTAGAGCTTTCCGGTTTACCCTTTTTTTGGGTGTTAAAGACTCAGCGAGGTCAGTGGGATACCGAACCGCTTGAGCTTCCGGAAGGATTCGAAGAGCGAACGGCTGAGAGAGGGATAGTTTGGAGAGGTTGGGTTGAACAACTGAGAACGTTGAATCACGATTCCATCGGTTTGATATTTACTCATTCCGGTTGGGGTTCAATGATCGAAGCTGTAACGTTTGCTAAACCGATGGTGATGCTGAGTTTTGTGTACGACCAAGGGTATAATGGGAGAGTCgccgaggaaaaaaaaattgggcgTATGATCCCTCGGGATGACACAACAGGtatatttacaaaagaagatGTTGCGAAATCGCTGAGATTGGTAatggatggagaagaaggtaaGGTTTATAGAGACAATGTGAAAGACATGAAGGGAGTGTTTGGAGATATGGATACACAAGATCGTTATGTCGATTCTTTCTTGGATTATCTTGTTGCTCATCGTTAACTCGGATCATTGTTTTTGATCCAATGACGGATCGACCGAATAAACTTATGATGATTAAATTTGATCAAGTGTTGTAAGAtgatttatttatgaataatatGATGTTTTGAAATGGTCAAGGTTTATGAACCAAATAAAGTTTAAAGTGTTGAATGTAATAATGCACTATAGTCCATGTGTTGCATTTTTAATATGAATGtgtcttccattttttttaactaggTAAGAATCGTGCATGGCACAGTTCAATCTTTTGATGAttaattttattagtattagttttatttatttgacacAAATATTTCCAAATTACTCTACTagtctattttaatatataagatgttttatattcaaaatttaaagcgtaaaaaaaatcaaagcattaAACATATAGTCATTTTGAAAGATTATATATGGTAACAATAG is from Camelina sativa cultivar DH55 chromosome 20, Cs, whole genome shotgun sequence and encodes:
- the LOC104770003 gene encoding UDP-glycosyltransferase 91A1-like isoform X2, which gives rise to MENIKETKGDGTKLHVAMFPWLAFGHLVPQLELSMLMVQKGHTVSFISTPRNIDRLLPRLPENLSSAINFVKLPFAGHKKLPVDAEATTDVPFDLVPYLKIAFDGLRVPLTEFLESSKPDWLLQDFASYWLPPIASRLGIKNAYFGPFNSACLGIHKPPGYEEYRTSPEDFLTNPKWVPFKTPAPFQLYEIQNMFEGMMSESTEENIPDMERVAGVMSGCEIIVVRSCNEYEAEWLGLAQDLHRKPVIPVGVLPPKLDRNFKDTDAWLSAKKLLDSRKSKSVVYVTFGTEAKPSQSEFNTIALGLELSGLPFFWVLKTQRGQWDTEPLELPEGFEERTAERGIVWRGWVEQLRTLNHDSIGLIFTHSGWGSMIEAVTFAKPMVMLSFVYDQGYNGRVAEEKKIGRMIPRDDTTGIFTKEDVAKSLRLVMDGEEGKVYRDNVKDMKGVFGDMDTQDRYVDSFLDYLVAHR
- the LOC104770003 gene encoding UDP-glycosyltransferase 91A1-like isoform X1, encoding MENIKETKGDGTKLHVAMFPWLAFGHLVPQLELSMLMVQKGHTVSFISTPRNIDRLLPRLPENLSSAINFVKLPFAGHKKLPVDAEATTDVPFDLVPYLKIAFDGLRVPLTEFLESSKPDWLLQDFASYWLPPIASRLGIKNAYFGPFNSACLGIHKPPGYEEYRTSPEDFLTNPKWVPFKTPAPFQLYEIQNMFEGMMSESTEENIPDMERVAGVMSGCEIIVVRSCNEYEAEWLGLAQDLHRKPVIPVGVLPPKLDRNFKDTDAWLSAKKLLDSRKSKSVVYVTFGTEAKPSQSEFNTIALGLELSGLPFFWVLKTQRGQWDTEPLELPEGFEERTAERGIVWRGWVEQLRTLNHDSIGLIFTHSGWGSMIEAVTFAKPMVMLSFVYDQGYNGRVAEEKKIGRMIPRDDTTGIFTKEDVAKSLRLVMDGEEGKVYRDNVKDMKGVFGDMDTQDRYVDSFLDYLVAHR